In one Thunnus maccoyii chromosome 12, fThuMac1.1, whole genome shotgun sequence genomic region, the following are encoded:
- the dcaf8 gene encoding DDB1- and CUL4-associated factor 8, whose translation MAEADSKSTVLNGGSEEKEPGEDQHKEGDASGSKEGQTQSSQDGPKETREASGDKPMPDVEGETGANQEGEEEEDTDSMDGSGLYSLTEDGERESEGGRRERAKEKDGGKRAARKRNRPGGGNNHSSSSDEDEDEEEDEEQKDEEDDDEAMEAWLGAELRDLRGPIWRAVPSLRSREIGRDSHQFVRRVCGARGLVQRLELQGRLERHTGCVNTLHFNPSGTRLASGSDDLRVVIWDWAIRRAELEFDSGHKSNVFQAKFLPHSGDSTLAMCARDGQIRVAELSATQRCKNTKRVAQHKGAAHKLALEPDSPCSFLSAGEDAVVFGIDLRLDRPANKLVVVKEGDKKVGLYTIFVNPAKTHHFAVGGRDQYVRIYDQRKINENDNNGVLKKFCPSHLVSSESKTNITCLVYSHDGTELLASYNDEDIYLFDSNHSDGADYRRRYKGHRNNATVKGVNFYGPCSEFVVSGSDCGHIYLWDKYSARIVQFMEGDRGGVVNCLEPHPHLPGMATSGLDHDIKLWAPTAETPTGLKGLKEVMKKNKRERDEDSMRHGDQYDTQLLWFLMRHMRNRRPPRARREGADADTDESWSSPDSSDEEEGGPDHVQCMSS comes from the exons ATGGCAGAGGCTGACAGCAAATCCACAGTGCTTAACG GTGGGTCTGAAGAAAAAGAACCAGGAGAAGATCAACACAAGGAAGGAGATGCCTCTGGAAGCAAAGAGGGTCAAACACAGTCTTCCCAGGATG GTCCCAAAGAAACAAGAGAGGCGTCTGGAGACAAGCCTATGCCAGATGTGGAAGGAGAGACAGGAGCAAAccaagagggagaggaggaagaggacacGGACAGCATGGATGGCAGCGGCCTCTACTCCCTGACtgaagatggagaaagagagagtgagggaggcAGACGAGAGAGGGCAAAGGAAAAAGATGGTGGGAAAAGGGCAGCTAGAAAGAGAAACAGACCCGGCGGTGGCAACAACCACTCCTCCAGCtctgatgaggatgaggatgaggaggaggacgaagaACAGAAAGATGAGGAAGATGACGATGAGGCTATGGAGGCATGGCTGGGAGCAGAGCTCCGTGATCTGCGTGGGCCCATATGGCGGGCAGTACCCTCGCTGCGCTCCAGAGAGATCGGAAGGGACTCACACCAGTTTGTGAGGCGTGTGTGTGGAGCCCGCGGACTCGTGCAGAGGCTGGAGCTCCAGGGCCGACTGGAGAGGCACACGGGCTGCGTCAACACATTGCACTTCAACCCCTCAGGCACACGCCTGGCATCAGGCAGCGATGACCTGCGAGTGGTGATCTGGGACTGGGCCATCCGTCGTGCTGAGCTGGAGTTTGATAGCGGCCACAAGAGCAATGTCTTTCAG GCAAAGTTCCTGCCTCACAGCGGAGACTCCACCTTGGCCATGTGTGCTAGAGATGGTCAGATCAGAGTGGCTGAGCTCTCTGCCACCCAGCGCTGCAAGAACACCAAGCGGGTAGCACAGCACAAAGGGGCAGCACATAAg ctgGCCCTCGAGCCAGATTCCCCCTGCTCCTTTCTGTCTGCTGGAGAGGATGCTGTTGTGTTTGGTATTGACCTGCGTCTAGATCGTCCCGCCAA TAAGCTGGTGGTTGTAAAGGAGGGTGACAAAAAAGTGGGGCTGTACACCATCTTTGTCAACCCAGCAAAGACACACCACTTTGCTGTGGGCGGGAGAGATCAGTATGTGAG GATCTATGACCAGAGGAAGATTAATGAGAACGATAATAACGGTGTACTGAAAAAGTTTTGTCCTTCACATCTGGTATCCAGCGAGTCCAAAACCAACATAACCTGCCTCGTGTACAGCCACGATGgcacag AGCTCCTGGCCAGCTACAACGACGAGGACATCTACCTGTTTGACTCCAACCACAGTGACGGGGCAGACTATCGCAGGAGATATAAGGGACACCGCAATAATGCCACAG TGAAGGGTGTGAACTTCTACGGGCCCTGCAGTGAGTTTGTGGTCAGTGGCAGTGACTGTGGACACATTTACTTGTGGGACAAGTACTCTGCTCGCATCGTCCAGTTTatggagggagacagaggaggagtg GTGAACTGTTTGGAGCCACATCCTCATCTGCCAGGAATGGCCACCAGTGGCCTGGATCATGATATCAAGCTGTGGGCCCCCACTGCCGAGACCCCCACAGGACTCAAGGGCTTAAAAGAG gtgatgaagaaaaacaagcGGGAGCGCGATGAGGACAGCATGCGGCACGGCGACCAGTACGACACCCAGCTGTTGTGGTTCCTGATGAGACACATGAGAAACAGACGGCCCCCGAGG GCCCGCCGTGAGGGTGCAGACGCAGACACGGATGAGTCCTGGAGCTCTCCAGATTCCtctgatgaagaggaaggaggtCCAGACCATGTCCAGTGCATGTCCTCCTga